In the Labilithrix sp. genome, CGTCCCGCCCCACTGCGCGTCGAGCTCGGCGAGCGTGGGCAGGCGGCCGCCCTCCCAGATGCAGAACGCCTGCGCGAGGTAGAAGGTGACGCAGTTCAGCGCCTTCGTGTCGAGGACGTCCTTGCCGTACTTCTGCGCGATCTCGTCATTGAAGCCAGTGTTGACATTGTCGGGGAGCCAATACGTGCGCGCGCCCTGGCCCTTGAGGTAACAACCCTGACGCTGGCCGTCGTTCCCGTACGGGCCGAGCTCGATCGCGACCTCGTCCAACGTCGACGGGACGCGGGCGTTCCACGCTTGCTGCCAGTTCGGGTTCGCGCCGAGGCCGGCCACGAACTGGCGCGGGTTGCCGTTGAAGCGCTCGATGAAGGCGCGCATGCGCCCCGCCGTGATCGAGTACTTGTCGAGCTTCTGGCTCACGGCGCAGCAGCTCTCGTGCTTCGCGGCGGGATCGCCGACCTCACCGGGACCGCACGTGTCGCCGCCGAAGTGCGCCGTGCAGCTCTTCCCGACCGCGCACTTCTTGTTGTAGTCGCAGCCGTCGGACGCGCAGTCGGAGTGCGCCGCGCACGTCTTGCCCACCGCGCACTTCGGCGCGTTCGCGCCGCCGCAGTCGACGTCCGTCTCGTCGCCGTTCTTCACCGAGTCGGTCGGGCTCGGCGCCGCGCACTTGCCGTCGGTGCAGACCTGGCTCTCGCAGTCCGCCGCCGCGCCGCACCCCTTGTCGGTCCCGCACTTCGGCGCGCTCTGGCCTCCGCAGTCGACGTCCGTCTCGTCGCCGTTCTTGATCCCGTCGTCGGGACGCGCGGGGATCGGTTTGTCGGGCGTGGCCGCGCCACACTTGCCGCCGGTCTCGCAGTTGCCGGTCTGACAATCGAGGTCGACCTTGCAGCCTTTGTTCTCGGGGCAGGGCGGCGCGTTCTTGCCGCCGCAGCCGACGTCGGTCTCCTCGTTGCCTTGCGGCGCCTGCGACGTCTTCCCTTCCTTGGCGGCCGGCTCGTCGTTGTCGTCGGTCGCGGCGGGATCGGTCGAGCACGCAGCGGCGATCCCGAGGAGCGAGACGACGAGCGGGAGGAGGCGGAGGGAGCGCATCGCCGGACCCTATTGCAGAGACGGCGCCACCGGATGTGGCCCGGAAAACCGAGCGATTTCAAGCCTGGCAGTCCGGCGCCAGTGGAACTTTCCGACCCAGGCGGACTCCATCTCCTGGATCCCGCCTACCTCGGTTGCGCGATCAGGTCTTTCCGCGCGCGAAGCCGGCGACGAGGGCGCGCGCCTCGACGATGTTGTCCTCGATGCTGCAGTAGGTCCAGCCGCCGTAGCGGCCGGCGCTGTGGACGCCGCGCGCGCGGAGGGCCTCGGCGTGACGCGCGTGCTCGGCGATCGAGCGCTGCGTGACGTGGACGTAGGCCGGATCCATCACGACGTGATGCTCCGCGACGAGGCGGTGGCCCTTCGTCACGCCCGTCTTCTCGAGGTCCGCGAGCACGCGCGCGCGCGCGACCTCGACGTCGATCGTCGCGTCCTTCGCGAAGCCGATCTCGACGTAGAGGCTCAGGCGATCGGCGTCGAAGATGTTGTCGTAGAAGCCGACGCGATAGAACACGGTCTCGCGATCGGGGAAGTAGACCCAGTGGACGTCCTTCTGCCCCTTCTTGTCGAAGCCGAGGTTGAAGACGAGGACCTTGTTCCACGAGTACGCGGTCGGGTCGTGGTCGACGCGCGCGATCGTGAGGAGCTTGTTGAACGGCGCGGAGGAGACGAGCCGCTCGAACCGGATCTCGCGCTTGTCCGTCTTCGCCGTCTTCGTCGCGAGGTCGATCGCCATGAGGCGCTCCTTCAGCGCGATCGCGTCGGGGCGCACCGCGCTCGCGAGCGCCTTCACGTACTCGATCGCGCCGCCCTCCGGATAGGTGAAGCGCGCGTTGTAGGTCGCGTTGTCGGCGACCTTCATGTTGCGGACGATGTCGGTCAGGTTCGCGTGGGGGAAGAAGCGGCCCATCGCGTCCTTGTCGAGCGCGCCGAGGTCGCAGGCGTAGAGCTTCTCGTTGTACGGGATGAGGAACTTCTCCGCGATCGAGCGACCGAAGCGCGCGTAGAGCATCTCCTGGAAGCTCTCGTCAGGTTCGAGAGGGCTCTGCCCTCTCGAGCTCTCCCGCCGGGGCCGGTCGCGCGAAGACGCGCTCCCCCGCCCCGGACCCCCGAGAGGGGCTTCGGGTTCAGCGCGGGAAGAGGGGGCGAAATAGAGGTCGTGGAGGCAGTCGATGAACTCGCTCTGCGGGAGCTGATGGATGTTCTTCTGGAACGGAAAGTCGATCTGCTTGCCTTTGTATTCGATGAAGGACCGCTTCACGACGTCGAGGATGCGCTGCTTCGGCATCCGCGCGCGGAGCCACTCCTCGATCTCCTTGTGCTTGAAGTGGAAGAAGTGGCCGGAGTAGTCCCAGACGAAGCCCTCCTTCTTGATCGTCTTGCAGTAGCCGCCGATCTCTCCGTCGGCCTCGAGGACGAGGTAGTCCTCGTCGCCGCGCTCGCCGAGCGCAGCGGCGGTGGCGAGCCCGGTGATCCCCGCCCCGACGATGAGGGTCTTCACGCTCTTCATCCCGCGCGAACGTAGCATGGTAGCGTCGGAAGCCGATGACGCCGGAGACGTTCGCGGAGACCTTCGATCGCATCCGCAGCCAGATGGCGAAGGTCGTCGTCGGACAGGAAGACCTCGTCTTCGGGCTCCTCGTGACCGCGGTCGCGGGCGGGCACGTGCTCATCGAAGGAGCGCCCGGCCTCGGGAAGACGCTCGTCGCGCGGTCGTTCGCGCGCGTGTCGGCGACGAGCTTCAAGCGCGTCCAGTTCACCCCCGACCTCATGCCGAGCGACGTGACCGGCTCGAGCATCTTCGATCGCCAAGGAGGCACGTTCACGTTCGTGCAAGGTCCGATCTTCTGCCAGCTCCTGCTCGCGGACGAGATCAACCGCGCGCCGGCGAAGACGCAGTCGTCGCTCCTCGAGGCGATGCAGGACCATCAGGTCACCGTCGACGGCACCTCGCATCCGCTCCCGGCGCCGTTCATCGTCGTCGCGACGCAGAACCCGGTCGAGTCGCAGGGCACGTACCCGCTCCCGGAGGCGCAGCTCGATCGCTTCCTCATGAAGCTCACCGTCGCGGATCCGCCGCGCGAGGTCGAGCAGCAGATCGTGAAGAACCACGCGACGGGGTTCGATCCGACCGACCTCTCCGAGCTCGCCGCCGTCACCGCGCCGGAAGAGCTCCTCGCGATGAGCGCGCTCGCGCGGAGCACGCGCGTCGAGGACGCGGTCGTGGGGTACGTCGTCGACGTCGTGCGCCGCACGCGGGAGGACCGCGCGATCGAGCTCGGCGCGTCGCCGCGCGCGTCGATCGCGATGATGAAGGCGGCGCAGGTCGTGGCCGCGAGCGAGGGGCGCGCGTTCGTGACGCCGGACGACGTGAAGGCGGTCGCGAAGCCGGTGCTCCGTCACCGCGTGATGCTCCATCCCGACGCCGAGCTGCAGGGCATCGCCGCCGACGAGCGCATCGACGACATCCTCCGCGCCGCGCCGGTCCCGCAGGCGCAGGCATAGGCGCGCGCGGTGGTGGTCCCCACCAAGCGGCTCGTCGCGCTCGCGTTCGTCGCGACCGCGATAGCGCTCGCGGCGGGGTACGTGCCCGGCGTCGACGGCGCGTGGATCGGGATCGACGCGCTGCTCGCGGCGGCGTGCGGGGCCGACGCGGTCGCGGGGCGGCGGCGGCGCGTCGGGGCGGAGCGGCGCGCGGGGGAGATCTTCTCCGTCGGGCGCCCGAACGCGGTGACGCTCGTGCTCACGAACGAGGGCGATCGCGCGATCTCCGGCACGGTGATGGACGACCCGCTCGACGACGCGACGGCGAGCGGCCTCCCCGGTGAGCTGCACCTCCCGCCGCGCGGCACCGCGCAGCTCCGCTACGAGATCACGCCGACGCGGCGCGGGAAGCGGCGGTTCGGCGGCGTCACCGTGCGGTACGCGCTGCCGTTCGGTCTCCTCGCGCGGCAGGAGCGCGTCGAGCTGCCGGCCGACGTCGACGTCTACCCCGACGTCCACGGCGCGCGCACGCTCGAGATGTTGCGCCGGCAAGGGCGCGAGGACGCGCGGCTCGGCTCGCTCCGCGTGCGCGGCGGCGACACGGAGTTCGAGCGGCTGCGGCCGTACCAGCGCGGCGACGAGATGAAGCACGTCGACTGGCGCGCGTCGGCGCGGCGCGAGGAGCTCGTCGCGCGGCAGTTCCAGGCGGAGTCGAACCAGAACGTCGTCTTCGCGCTCGACATCGGTCGCGGCATGCGCGGCGAGGACCAGGCCGGCATCACGAGCATCGATCGCGCGC is a window encoding:
- a CDS encoding MoxR family ATPase, translating into MTPETFAETFDRIRSQMAKVVVGQEDLVFGLLVTAVAGGHVLIEGAPGLGKTLVARSFARVSATSFKRVQFTPDLMPSDVTGSSIFDRQGGTFTFVQGPIFCQLLLADEINRAPAKTQSSLLEAMQDHQVTVDGTSHPLPAPFIVVATQNPVESQGTYPLPEAQLDRFLMKLTVADPPREVEQQIVKNHATGFDPTDLSELAAVTAPEELLAMSALARSTRVEDAVVGYVVDVVRRTREDRAIELGASPRASIAMMKAAQVVAASEGRAFVTPDDVKAVAKPVLRHRVMLHPDAELQGIAADERIDDILRAAPVPQAQA
- a CDS encoding DUF58 domain-containing protein translates to MVVPTKRLVALAFVATAIALAAGYVPGVDGAWIGIDALLAAACGADAVAGRRRRVGAERRAGEIFSVGRPNAVTLVLTNEGDRAISGTVMDDPLDDATASGLPGELHLPPRGTAQLRYEITPTRRGKRRFGGVTVRYALPFGLLARQERVELPADVDVYPDVHGARTLEMLRRQGREDARLGSLRVRGGDTEFERLRPYQRGDEMKHVDWRASARREELVARQFQAESNQNVVFALDIGRGMRGEDQAGITSIDRALAAALLTADVALRGGDRAGLVTFDDKPRSFLRPTGGRSGGRKLTRAVYALDAGFAATDYRSAMVFLKTQVKARSLFVIFTNLLDPRGAKDLAAAVKSLLPRHLPLCVLMRDVEVEELAVAPPLPGADADLLVRAAAAESVAWRDGIVRTLKNAGALVLDARPDDVTPLLVKRYLEIKARRLL
- a CDS encoding FAD-dependent oxidoreductase encodes the protein MKSVKTLIVGAGITGLATAAALGERGDEDYLVLEADGEIGGYCKTIKKEGFVWDYSGHFFHFKHKEIEEWLRARMPKQRILDVVKRSFIEYKGKQIDFPFQKNIHQLPQSEFIDCLHDLYFAPSSRAEPEAPLGGPGRGSASSRDRPRRESSRGQSPLEPDESFQEMLYARFGRSIAEKFLIPYNEKLYACDLGALDKDAMGRFFPHANLTDIVRNMKVADNATYNARFTYPEGGAIEYVKALASAVRPDAIALKERLMAIDLATKTAKTDKREIRFERLVSSAPFNKLLTIARVDHDPTAYSWNKVLVFNLGFDKKGQKDVHWVYFPDRETVFYRVGFYDNIFDADRLSLYVEIGFAKDATIDVEVARARVLADLEKTGVTKGHRLVAEHHVVMDPAYVHVTQRSIAEHARHAEALRARGVHSAGRYGGWTYCSIEDNIVEARALVAGFARGKT